The following are encoded in a window of Telmatobacter sp. DSM 110680 genomic DNA:
- a CDS encoding ThuA domain-containing protein, with protein sequence MPKVRIGSVSAICVFMAVIFCLVASALSFGQGALPPVPRTKQGHVKRVLVIGQTKGFEHDSISAAMVAVYNMGQESGLWDATLRTDTELLTKKHLDRNAKSLNDFDLIVFTSTTGELDMDADQKLDMLSFVHDDGKGFVGIHAALDTNYNWPEYGEMIGGWFDQHPWMTFNAPIINEAPDFPAVSHFPKAFVKYDEIYQPKAWSRDKVNVLLSLDPGRLDYNNNPRVHRTDHDFAVAWSKMYGKGRVFYSTLGHTEEAWQDPDIRKMYFEAIKWALGMTDGSTSSHPRPATSATP encoded by the coding sequence GTGCCCAAAGTCCGTATTGGTTCAGTCAGCGCAATCTGCGTTTTTATGGCGGTGATTTTTTGCCTCGTTGCATCGGCCCTATCGTTTGGTCAGGGTGCGCTTCCGCCAGTGCCCCGCACCAAACAAGGCCATGTCAAGCGGGTATTGGTAATTGGACAGACAAAGGGCTTCGAGCATGACTCAATAAGCGCTGCCATGGTCGCCGTGTACAACATGGGCCAGGAGAGCGGCCTGTGGGATGCGACCCTGCGCACCGATACTGAACTCCTCACAAAAAAGCATCTCGACAGGAATGCCAAAAGTCTGAACGACTTCGATCTGATCGTCTTCACCAGCACCACCGGCGAACTCGATATGGATGCGGATCAGAAGCTCGATATGCTGTCGTTCGTCCACGACGATGGCAAAGGGTTTGTCGGAATTCACGCCGCGCTCGATACCAACTACAACTGGCCGGAATACGGGGAAATGATCGGCGGCTGGTTCGATCAGCACCCGTGGATGACCTTCAACGCGCCAATCATCAACGAAGCTCCGGATTTTCCAGCGGTAAGCCACTTTCCCAAGGCGTTCGTGAAATACGACGAGATCTACCAGCCCAAGGCGTGGTCGCGCGACAAGGTCAACGTGCTGCTCAGCCTCGATCCCGGCCGTCTGGACTACAACAACAACCCACGCGTTCACCGCACCGACCATGACTTCGCCGTGGCTTGGAGCAAGATGTACGGCAAGGGTCGCGTCTTCTATTCGACGCTCGGTCACACCGAAGAGGCTTGGCAGGATCCCGACATTCGCAAAATGTATTTTGAAGCGATCAAGTGGGCCCTGGGGATGACGGATGGCAGCACGTCCTCGCACCCGCGTCCCGCTACCAGCGCGACTCCATAG
- a CDS encoding ankyrin repeat domain-containing protein, producing the protein MKTYAFFRSRLTRSAQLFTLLVFFGGSTAAFCGPIHDAARKGDANKIKALLQADPKLVADLDKNGDTPLHVACLHGQMAAAQALIDAGADVNAKNGYGAFTPGDLWSVFSSNNHQDPVSLLSVHGVDVKDNKNGYTPLDLCLFATRHKELMQLLVAKGADVNAQAASGATPLFFAVLRDQPDDVKFLIDKGANVNSADAYGDTILDAALHLQYGSMIQILVDRGADVNAKDQSEHRPLTYALQMDDHKWADLLKKHGAHE; encoded by the coding sequence ATGAAAACGTATGCATTTTTCCGTTCCCGCCTCACGCGGAGCGCTCAACTCTTTACTCTTCTAGTCTTTTTCGGCGGATCCACAGCTGCGTTTTGCGGTCCAATTCACGATGCGGCGCGCAAGGGCGACGCCAACAAAATCAAGGCTCTTCTTCAGGCGGATCCCAAACTTGTCGCCGATCTGGATAAGAACGGCGACACTCCATTGCATGTGGCGTGCCTCCATGGCCAGATGGCTGCTGCCCAGGCCCTGATCGACGCTGGAGCCGATGTGAATGCAAAGAACGGCTACGGAGCTTTCACACCCGGTGACCTATGGAGCGTCTTTTCATCAAATAACCATCAAGATCCGGTGAGTCTTCTCAGCGTGCATGGCGTCGACGTAAAGGACAATAAAAACGGCTACACGCCACTGGATTTGTGCCTGTTCGCAACCCGGCATAAGGAACTGATGCAGTTGCTTGTTGCCAAGGGCGCCGATGTGAATGCCCAGGCGGCAAGCGGCGCCACACCACTGTTTTTCGCTGTTCTCCGCGATCAGCCCGACGACGTCAAGTTTCTTATAGACAAAGGTGCAAACGTGAATTCCGCAGACGCCTACGGAGATACGATTCTTGATGCAGCTTTGCACCTGCAATACGGAAGCATGATTCAGATCCTCGTCGATCGCGGCGCGGACGTGAATGCAAAGGACCAGAGCGAGCACCGTCCCTTGACGTACGCCCTCCAGATGGACGATCACAAGTGGGCTGACCTGCTGAAAAAACACGGTGCACACGAGTAA